Part of the Deltaproteobacteria bacterium genome is shown below.
TGTCCGGTCTATCCACTCCATCGAACGCAATGCACGACCTTCTCCACTCGAAGCTGCAATCTAGAAGACCAGCGTACCCGCGTCCGAGAGCAACTTGTAATTGAAAGGTCCCTGCCCTGCATCGGCGACCCAGTCGAACGGTTGCGTGGTGCGGCCCGCATCGTCGATGTACTCGGTGGTGCCGTCGCTCCAAGGCGCGAGCTCGAAGCCCTGCGGATTCGCATCAGCGAACTGGCCCGCGTCGTTGGGCGCGTCCATTCGAAGCCCGCTGACGTCCACCTGCCCAATGAACGAGGAGTCGGCCACGAGATTCGTACCATTTCCTGACGAATAGCCTTTCACGGTTCCATTCAAAGGTCCGGTCAGAAGTATCCCGGCGCCTCGATTGCCAAATATCTGTGCAAAGCTCAGCTGAGGGGCGCCCGCGTCGTCCGAGACAACGACTCCGTTCGCGTTGCCGGAGACCTTGGGGGTCGTCGAGAGGCTGCTGAATGCGCCGAAGACATCGATGCCGTCGCCGACGTTGTTGCGGATCTCAACCGTACTGCCCGCGCCGAGCGCGTGCGGACTGGCGATGCTGCTTGCACCGAGGAGTTGAATGCCGCTCGCTCCGTTGGCCTCCACGATCGAGGTCCCCTGAAGGCTGACGCTGCAGGAGGAGTGAGAACACACCGCGACAATTCCTGCGCCGACGTTGTTGCTCACGGCCGCACCAAGGAGCGTGATTGTCGAGTCCTCGTCGAGGAACCCGACTCCGTTCTGCTCGATGTCGATCGACGGGCCGAAGTAGTCGTCCGCCGCCGACTTTCGGAGGTGCACACCCGATCCGGCGCATGACGAGAACGTGCTGTTTGCGACGGTGATGTGCCCCGATCCGAGGTCAACGAATCCGTCGTGCCGAGCGTGAGTAATCACCAGGTCGGCGAGGTTGTCGGTACCTCGGTCTTTGAAGATCATCCCGTAGGCGAATCCATCGACCGTCAACCCCCACAGATTCACGACGCTGCAAATGACGAATGGTACCTGTCCCGCATCTGCGTCGTCTTCGAACACGATTGGGCCCGCGTCGGGATCGACTTCGAGCTGCTGGCCCGTGAAGTTGCACGCGATGTTCGCCGGGTCGCCGCCGTCTTCATCGCGGGGGAAAGTCTCGAGGCTCGAGTAGTAAGTACCGGGGTTGACTCGAATGTAGCCCTCGGTCACGCCGAGCGCGTGGCTCAGCGTTTGGAAGGGATACGAAGTGCTTCCCTGCGCGGTGTCGTCGCCCGAGGGCGAGATGGCGACCTCGGTCATCGTCACCGTTGGGCCTCCTGTCAGCACCGAGGACCCGAACCAGACGCTGACCGTGGCCGGCAGCCCGGGATCCTGGGGGAGCTGATGGGTAACATCGACCTGCAAAGTGGTGCTCGACTGCGCGATGACGACGCCGGTCAGGTTCCCCAGCTTCACGAGCGTCGCCTCGTCGAGTCCGGAGCCGGTGATGATCAGCGTCGCGGAGCCACCCACGCGAAGCTCGAGTGGCCCGCTCTCGCCAACGATCGAGACGCCCGTGACGCTGCGGCGGGTTCCGCTGCTGCCGCTCGAACCCGAAGAGGAGCTCGAGCCCGACGAGCCCGTGCCCGACGACCCGGTCGAGTTTCCATTGGAGGAGCCGGCGCTCCCGCTCGTGCCTGAAGAGGCCGACGAGCCGTTCGCTCCAACCGTGCCGATGGATCCGCTTCCGCTGCCACTGCCGACGGCGACGGGTTTGAAAGAACAACCCGCGACGATCAACATGACAACGCACGCGAGCGGTGCGCGCA
Proteins encoded:
- a CDS encoding right-handed parallel beta-helix repeat-containing protein gives rise to the protein MRAPLACVVMLIVAGCSFKPVAVGSGSGSGSIGTVGANGSSASSGTSGSAGSSNGNSTGSSGTGSSGSSSSSGSSGSSGTRRSVTGVSIVGESGPLELRVGGSATLIITGSGLDEATLVKLGNLTGVVIAQSSTTLQVDVTHQLPQDPGLPATVSVWFGSSVLTGGPTVTMTEVAISPSGDDTAQGSTSYPFQTLSHALGVTEGYIRVNPGTYYSSLETFPRDEDGGDPANIACNFTGQQLEVDPDAGPIVFEDDADAGQVPFVICSVVNLWGLTVDGFAYGMIFKDRGTDNLADLVITHARHDGFVDLGSGHITVANSTFSSCAGSGVHLRKSAADDYFGPSIDIEQNGVGFLDEDSTITLLGAAVSNNVGAGIVAVCSHSSCSVSLQGTSIVEANGASGIQLLGASSIASPHALGAGSTVEIRNNVGDGIDVFGAFSSLSTTPKVSGNANGVVVSDDAGAPQLSFAQIFGNRGAGILLTGPLNGTVKGYSSGNGTNLVADSSFIGQVDVSGLRMDAPNDAGQFADANPQGFELAPWSDGTTEYIDDAGRTTQPFDWVADAGQGPFNYKLLSDAGTLVF